In Aquiflexum balticum DSM 16537, a single genomic region encodes these proteins:
- a CDS encoding IS110 family RNA-guided transposase, producing the protein MKFKTFIGIDVSKLTLDICLITADGVIEHFKIENKELSIKKFFKNLEKSCLWEDILVCAEFTGHYSNPLKVFCISQNIALWLESGAEIKLRSGVQRRKNDKIDAERIVDYAIRYVDKARLQNLDDKVIETVKSLSNERDMYIRDRAKYKSQVKDFEGYIDSDIYKAKSKRLKKQILSLTKLIDSIDKQIDQQFASSEKLTIQKEILLSVGGVGDKVATETIIATRGFTKFGNGREFSCHVGVAPFSFESGTSQRSRKKVSNRANKELKKLFHMAALSAIKMKGELREYFERKVAEGKNKMTVINAVRAKIINRIFALIRDNRKYEKSYIPSVV; encoded by the coding sequence ATGAAATTCAAAACATTTATTGGAATTGATGTCAGTAAATTGACATTAGACATTTGCCTTATTACCGCTGATGGGGTAATTGAACACTTCAAAATTGAAAACAAAGAACTTTCCATAAAGAAGTTTTTCAAGAACTTGGAAAAGAGCTGTCTATGGGAAGATATTCTTGTCTGTGCTGAATTTACAGGCCATTATTCCAATCCTTTGAAAGTGTTTTGCATAAGTCAAAATATTGCATTATGGTTGGAAAGCGGAGCAGAAATCAAGCTTAGATCAGGTGTCCAGAGAAGAAAAAATGATAAAATTGATGCCGAAAGGATAGTTGATTATGCGATACGGTATGTTGACAAAGCCAGGCTTCAGAATCTCGATGATAAGGTCATTGAAACAGTCAAATCACTTAGTAATGAGAGGGATATGTATATAAGGGACCGGGCTAAATACAAATCCCAGGTAAAGGATTTTGAAGGATACATTGATTCAGATATTTATAAAGCCAAAAGCAAAAGGCTTAAAAAACAGATCCTTTCATTAACCAAATTAATTGATTCTATCGACAAACAGATAGACCAACAGTTCGCCTCCAGTGAGAAACTCACCATTCAAAAAGAGATATTGTTGTCAGTTGGAGGTGTAGGAGATAAAGTAGCAACTGAGACGATCATAGCCACACGAGGCTTCACCAAGTTTGGTAACGGTAGGGAATTTTCCTGTCATGTAGGCGTTGCTCCATTTTCCTTTGAATCAGGTACAAGTCAGAGATCTAGGAAAAAGGTGTCCAACAGAGCCAATAAGGAGCTTAAAAAACTCTTCCATATGGCTGCACTCTCTGCAATCAAGATGAAAGGAGAGCTTAGAGAATATTTTGAAAGGAAGGTTGCTGAGGGAAAGAATAAAATGACTGTAATAAATGCCGTTAGAGCCAAAATCATAAACAGGATTTTTGCCCTGATAAGGGATAATAGAAAATATGAAAAATCTTATATTCCTTCTGTTGTTTAA
- a CDS encoding agmatinase family protein, translating into MTSKHKQIEDFDPNGVSCHDGIFGLPYDENTAELIIIPVPWEVTVSYSHGTAQGPEAVLNASFQVDFYQDDIHDAWKLGIHMLPISEQLYNKSNSYRILAGNYISWLESGAPKDSSERFAAVPDVINKACSIMNDWVYEQVKEFRAKGKMVALLGGDHSTPLGMIKALSEEFESFGILQIDAHADLRKAYENFEYSHASISYNALKFPQVSKLVQVGIRDYCQAEAVLAKENNRIQTFYDKDIKKELFEGKAWKVICDDIVEQLPEDIYITIDIDGFDPKLCPHTGTPVAGGFEMEQILYLMKQVVKSGKRIIGFDLVEIAPGPDGDEWDGNVGARILYRMANLYAASQGKLNLK; encoded by the coding sequence ATGACTTCAAAACACAAACAAATTGAAGATTTTGACCCGAATGGAGTCAGTTGCCACGATGGTATTTTTGGTTTGCCTTATGATGAAAATACTGCTGAATTAATCATTATTCCTGTTCCTTGGGAAGTTACGGTTTCCTATTCCCACGGTACCGCGCAAGGACCTGAAGCTGTTTTGAATGCCTCATTTCAGGTGGATTTTTATCAGGATGATATCCACGATGCCTGGAAATTGGGAATTCATATGCTTCCGATTTCTGAGCAATTATATAACAAAAGCAACAGCTATAGAATATTGGCGGGCAATTACATTTCCTGGTTGGAGTCCGGCGCACCTAAGGATTCTTCCGAAAGATTCGCGGCTGTTCCTGATGTCATCAACAAGGCTTGTTCTATAATGAATGATTGGGTATATGAACAGGTAAAAGAATTCAGGGCCAAGGGTAAAATGGTCGCTTTGTTAGGTGGGGATCACAGTACTCCCCTTGGGATGATCAAAGCGCTTTCGGAAGAGTTTGAAAGTTTCGGGATTTTGCAGATTGATGCCCATGCAGATTTGAGAAAAGCCTATGAAAATTTTGAATATTCCCATGCCTCCATCAGCTATAATGCATTGAAATTTCCTCAGGTAAGCAAGCTTGTACAGGTAGGGATAAGGGATTATTGTCAGGCAGAAGCTGTCTTGGCCAAAGAGAATAATAGGATACAAACATTTTATGATAAGGACATCAAAAAGGAACTTTTTGAGGGAAAAGCTTGGAAGGTGATCTGTGATGATATCGTAGAACAGTTGCCTGAAGACATATACATCACCATTGATATCGATGGTTTTGACCCTAAGTTGTGTCCACATACGGGAACACCTGTGGCCGGAGGATTTGAAATGGAACAGATTCTTTATCTGATGAAGCAGGTAGTGAAATCAGGTAAAAGAATTATCGGTTTTGATTTGGTGGAAATTGCTCCCGGTCCTGATGGGGATGAATGGGATGGTAATGTCGGGGCAAGAATTCTGTACAGAATGGCGAATCTTTACGCGGCTTCTCAAGGAAAATTGAACTTGAAATGA
- a CDS encoding SixA phosphatase family protein, with protein sequence MAESKFLYVLRHAEAKPGIGIKGDFLRELTLEGRKQLDRLLGMLKKMDFKTDLILVSPAIRTLQTSEIIGFGFPSDIRKIVDDIFDAEPQTLIELLNDIKGEIQKVLLIGHNPGISALVSYISGQDYISMKPGMMAIIELQVDDWKMLGGNTGILKEILQ encoded by the coding sequence ATGGCAGAATCAAAGTTTTTATATGTTTTGAGGCATGCAGAAGCAAAGCCCGGCATAGGAATTAAAGGGGATTTCCTCAGAGAGTTGACTTTGGAAGGCAGGAAACAATTGGACAGGTTGTTGGGAATGCTCAAAAAGATGGATTTTAAAACCGATTTGATTTTGGTCAGCCCTGCTATCAGGACCCTTCAGACTTCCGAAATCATTGGGTTTGGGTTTCCTTCTGATATCAGAAAAATAGTTGATGATATTTTTGATGCTGAGCCTCAAACATTAATTGAATTATTGAATGATATAAAGGGCGAAATCCAAAAAGTATTGTTGATAGGTCATAATCCAGGTATAAGTGCATTGGTTTCCTATATTTCGGGTCAGGATTATATCAGTATGAAACCGGGCATGATGGCCATAATTGAATTGCAGGTGGACGATTGGAAAATGCTTGGAGGGAATACGGGAATACTAAAGGAAATCTTGCAATAG
- the topA gene encoding type I DNA topoisomerase: MSKNLVIVESPAKAKTIEGYLGKDYKVASSYGHVRDLPKGDNAIDVKNRFKPTYEVTPDKKEVIKQLKSLVKDSEMVYLASDDDREGEAISWHLKEVLNLKDSQTKRIVFREITKNAILKAIENPRQIDIDLVNAQQARRILDRLVGFELSPILWKKIKAGLSAGRVQSVAVRLIVEREREIEKFNTKSSFRITALFDVKGKTLAAELPKKFDNQQEAEDFLKKCIGADFTIENLEKKPGKKSPAAPFTTSTLQQEASRKLGFSVAQTMSVAQKLYEAGKITYMRTDSVNLSEDAMAAARNEINSAYGSEFHQSRKYTTKSEGAQEAHEAIRPTDFSKHDTSGERNEQRLYELIWKRAIASQMSDAQLEKTVATIKISTTPEKLIASGEVIKFEGFLKVYLEDTDDEPEDEESGNKGLLPPLNIGELLNLIELKGKETFSRAAPRYTEASLVKKLEEMGIGRPSTYAPTISTIQKREYVIKESRDGTEREYVEMKVAKGQFSKQTKKEIAGADKNKLFPTNIAMVVNDFLVEHFPNVIDFSFTAKVEKEFDDIAHGGQNWEDMIENFYGKFHSRVEQTANVARADINSSRELGVDPKTGKKVIARLGKFGPLVQIGEQDDEEKQFASMKKGQFIENITLDDAMELFKLPRDVGQFEDKKIVAAIGRFGPYLRHDNKFVSLGKEQDPLSITEEEAIQLIKDKREADEKKHIKSFTENPEIEILNGRWGPYIKMGKNNFKIPKGKEAESLSYAETVEIIENQPVKKAGKFSKKKA; encoded by the coding sequence ATGTCAAAGAATCTAGTAATAGTAGAGTCGCCTGCCAAAGCGAAAACAATTGAAGGTTACCTGGGAAAGGATTATAAAGTAGCCTCCAGTTATGGACATGTTCGGGATCTTCCCAAAGGTGATAATGCTATTGATGTAAAAAACCGATTCAAACCAACTTATGAAGTCACTCCCGATAAAAAGGAGGTCATCAAACAGCTAAAAAGCTTGGTGAAAGATTCAGAAATGGTGTACCTGGCAAGTGATGATGACCGTGAAGGAGAGGCTATTTCCTGGCATTTAAAGGAGGTATTGAATTTAAAGGATAGTCAGACCAAGAGAATAGTTTTTAGGGAAATCACAAAAAATGCCATTTTAAAAGCAATTGAAAATCCAAGACAGATCGATATTGATTTGGTCAACGCACAACAGGCAAGAAGGATTTTGGACAGATTGGTTGGTTTTGAGCTTTCACCTATACTTTGGAAAAAAATAAAAGCAGGTTTATCAGCAGGAAGAGTACAATCAGTCGCTGTAAGATTGATAGTCGAAAGAGAGCGGGAAATTGAAAAATTCAACACCAAATCCTCTTTCAGAATAACGGCCCTATTTGATGTCAAGGGTAAAACCCTGGCAGCTGAATTACCAAAGAAGTTTGACAATCAGCAAGAGGCAGAAGATTTCCTGAAAAAATGTATTGGAGCTGATTTTACTATTGAAAATCTGGAAAAAAAGCCCGGGAAAAAATCTCCTGCAGCGCCTTTTACCACTTCTACCTTGCAGCAGGAAGCGAGTAGAAAATTGGGCTTTTCAGTAGCACAAACCATGTCCGTGGCCCAAAAGCTTTACGAAGCAGGAAAAATCACCTATATGAGAACTGACAGCGTCAACCTTTCTGAGGATGCGATGGCTGCTGCCAGAAATGAAATCAATTCGGCTTATGGTTCTGAATTTCATCAATCCAGAAAATACACTACCAAATCAGAAGGAGCGCAGGAAGCCCACGAAGCCATCAGGCCAACCGATTTTTCCAAGCATGACACTTCCGGTGAAAGAAACGAACAAAGACTTTATGAACTGATCTGGAAAAGAGCAATAGCCTCTCAAATGTCCGATGCACAATTGGAAAAAACAGTCGCTACCATCAAAATTTCCACTACTCCGGAAAAACTTATCGCCTCGGGTGAAGTGATCAAATTTGAAGGGTTTTTGAAAGTATACCTAGAAGATACCGATGATGAACCGGAAGATGAGGAAAGCGGCAACAAAGGTCTATTGCCCCCATTGAACATAGGTGAGTTATTGAATTTGATTGAACTGAAAGGAAAAGAAACGTTCAGCAGAGCTGCACCGAGATATACCGAAGCCTCTCTTGTAAAGAAACTGGAAGAGATGGGTATCGGAAGACCTTCCACTTACGCCCCTACTATCTCCACGATTCAGAAAAGAGAATACGTCATCAAGGAATCACGTGATGGAACTGAGCGAGAGTATGTGGAAATGAAAGTGGCCAAAGGGCAATTTTCAAAACAGACCAAAAAGGAAATTGCCGGGGCGGATAAGAATAAACTTTTCCCTACCAACATCGCTATGGTAGTCAATGACTTTTTGGTGGAGCATTTCCCCAATGTGATTGACTTCTCTTTCACTGCTAAGGTGGAAAAAGAGTTCGATGATATCGCCCACGGTGGACAGAATTGGGAGGATATGATTGAGAATTTCTATGGAAAATTCCATTCAAGAGTCGAACAGACTGCAAATGTGGCAAGGGCCGATATCAACAGTTCCAGAGAACTTGGCGTAGATCCCAAAACGGGCAAAAAGGTCATTGCAAGATTGGGTAAGTTTGGGCCTTTGGTGCAGATAGGCGAACAGGATGATGAAGAAAAACAGTTCGCCAGCATGAAGAAAGGGCAGTTTATCGAAAACATCACTTTGGATGATGCCATGGAACTGTTCAAACTTCCACGAGATGTTGGGCAATTTGAGGATAAAAAGATTGTAGCAGCCATTGGCAGATTTGGACCCTATTTAAGGCATGACAATAAATTCGTTTCCTTGGGCAAAGAACAGGACCCTTTGAGTATCACCGAAGAAGAAGCCATCCAACTGATCAAAGACAAACGGGAAGCGGATGAAAAGAAACATATCAAATCCTTTACTGAAAATCCTGAAATCGAAATCCTAAACGGTAGATGGGGCCCCTATATCAAAATGGGGAAAAACAATTTCAAGATTCCTAAAGGGAAAGAAGCTGAAAGTCTTTCTTATGCTGAAACGGTAGAAATCATTGAAAATCAACCAGTAAAGAAAGCTGGAAAATTTTCAAAGAAGAAAGCTTAA
- a CDS encoding SIR2 family NAD-dependent protein deacylase, translating into MKKLVVLTGAGISAESGIATFRDSNGLWEGHDVMEVASPEGWRKNRELVLDFYNQRRKQALTVEPNEAHLELARLEKYFDVTIVTQNVDHLHEKAGSSKIIHLHGELFKSQSTLDPTLVYAMESWEIKLGDKCEKGSQLRPFIVWFGEMVPMMEPAIEAAMEADIFAVIGTSMLVYPAAGLIQYAPKNSLKYIIDVKVPETGFFDNLKPIEAKASLGTAMMSKELIEKYA; encoded by the coding sequence ATGAAAAAACTAGTCGTATTAACAGGTGCTGGAATTTCTGCCGAAAGTGGTATAGCTACTTTCAGGGACAGCAATGGGCTATGGGAAGGTCATGATGTGATGGAAGTGGCTTCTCCGGAAGGCTGGAGAAAAAACAGGGAACTTGTTCTTGATTTTTACAATCAAAGAAGGAAACAGGCATTGACTGTGGAACCAAATGAAGCCCACCTGGAACTGGCAAGATTGGAAAAATACTTTGATGTCACCATTGTCACCCAAAACGTGGACCATCTTCATGAAAAAGCCGGATCCTCTAAAATCATCCATCTTCATGGAGAACTTTTCAAATCCCAAAGTACCCTCGATCCAACTTTAGTCTATGCTATGGAAAGCTGGGAAATCAAACTGGGAGACAAATGTGAAAAAGGAAGCCAATTGAGACCATTTATTGTCTGGTTTGGAGAAATGGTACCTATGATGGAACCGGCTATTGAGGCCGCCATGGAAGCAGATATTTTTGCTGTTATCGGAACATCCATGTTGGTTTACCCCGCTGCCGGCCTAATCCAATATGCACCTAAGAATAGTTTGAAATATATTATTGATGTTAAAGTTCCTGAAACCGGATTTTTTGATAATTTGAAGCCGATTGAAGCAAAGGCATCTTTAGGCACAGCCATGATGTCCAAAGAACTGATAGAAAAATATGCATAA
- a CDS encoding flavin-containing monooxygenase, with amino-acid sequence MHKRVAVIGTGPSGITALKNLLDQGIEAVAFDRNAEVGGNWIYSEKESHSSVFETTHIISSKTLSQYEDFTFDDFDPEAADYPSHDELRRYFQAYAGHFGLYEHIRFETMVIHCRWLNQDSWEITTEKAGILQTETFTDLVVCNGHHWNPRWPKYPGEFTGEYLHSHSFKKAAPFQDKKVLVIGGGNSACDVAVETSRVSEMTAISWRRGYRIIPKFFFGKPSDKIGETSSWIPLKVRSFFFDILLNIMVGKNELYGLRKVEAKFGEIHPTINDELLYKIRHGKVKPRLDIQRFDGKKVVFENGLEEEYDAIIACTGYYLSHPFFDKDFLDYSSGPVPLYLKMFHPEYRNLYFVGMFQPLGCIWPGAELQAKIMARELAGKWKRPDNIKALCEKEVTHPHYKQINTPRHTITVDFHVFKKQLLKYLPNDFVSKDRIVREVVEK; translated from the coding sequence ATGCATAAAAGAGTAGCAGTCATCGGCACAGGTCCTTCTGGTATCACCGCATTGAAAAATTTATTGGATCAGGGAATTGAGGCAGTCGCCTTCGACCGAAATGCCGAGGTGGGTGGCAATTGGATCTATTCGGAAAAAGAATCCCATTCCAGTGTTTTTGAAACCACCCATATCATCAGTTCCAAAACACTTTCCCAATACGAGGATTTCACATTTGATGATTTTGATCCCGAGGCGGCAGATTATCCCTCTCATGATGAACTCAGGAGGTATTTTCAGGCCTATGCCGGACATTTTGGATTATATGAGCATATTCGGTTCGAAACCATGGTTATCCATTGCAGATGGCTTAATCAGGACTCCTGGGAAATCACCACTGAGAAGGCCGGTATCCTGCAAACAGAGACTTTTACCGATTTGGTAGTCTGCAACGGTCATCACTGGAACCCACGATGGCCAAAATATCCGGGAGAATTTACAGGAGAATATCTCCATTCCCATTCCTTCAAAAAAGCAGCCCCTTTCCAAGACAAAAAGGTTTTGGTCATAGGCGGGGGAAATTCCGCCTGTGATGTCGCTGTAGAAACAAGCCGGGTCAGTGAAATGACAGCCATTTCCTGGAGACGTGGCTATCGGATCATTCCAAAATTTTTCTTTGGCAAACCTTCAGATAAAATCGGAGAAACGAGTTCCTGGATTCCATTGAAAGTAAGGAGCTTCTTTTTTGACATCCTATTGAATATCATGGTTGGCAAAAACGAACTCTATGGGCTACGGAAAGTAGAAGCCAAATTCGGAGAAATCCACCCGACTATCAATGATGAGTTACTTTACAAAATCCGTCATGGCAAAGTAAAACCAAGATTGGATATCCAAAGATTTGATGGCAAAAAAGTCGTATTTGAAAATGGCCTTGAGGAAGAATATGATGCCATTATTGCCTGTACCGGCTACTACCTCTCCCACCCTTTCTTTGACAAAGACTTTCTTGACTATAGTTCAGGTCCGGTTCCGCTCTACCTGAAGATGTTCCATCCCGAATACAGGAATCTCTATTTTGTGGGTATGTTCCAACCTTTGGGCTGTATCTGGCCCGGTGCGGAATTACAGGCCAAAATTATGGCAAGGGAATTGGCCGGAAAATGGAAAAGACCCGACAATATCAAAGCCCTCTGTGAGAAAGAAGTAACCCATCCGCACTACAAACAAATCAATACTCCAAGGCATACCATAACCGTTGATTTTCATGTATTTAAGAAGCAACTGTTAAAGTATCTTCCCAATGATTTTGTGTCTAAAGATAGGATTGTAAGAGAAGTGGTTGAAAAGTAA
- a CDS encoding 6-bladed beta-propeller yields the protein MKQQIFKYIYIGILYVFFSCNEKIHQKDGMFLIDVVGSNVSKQPYLIKKLVPLETRADNLLKEYLLIQSNEKGFFIMDKEKEDAIYHFDRNGKYIGKILGVGEGPDMLPNIHDFIATDQGLEVLIGKGEKSEIWVYDHELRLVEEKEFVYAADTFAKLPNGYYVLYGGYNKPIVMQRLAIFDPLGNKLEEYLPNDYKNDVLPVGERNFNVTEQGIFFHEFYNPELFEIRESELVQKYELDLGKYAIPEQYWELDWMQGFELINSNGFGFVSHYFENEEKAFIGVNIQADQQIKNHQIILDKRTSKITKRITGQNDHPAFSQLVGLMDGHLLFVAQAADVLNLDRNRLPEPEIKLNKDDNPVLLFVEF from the coding sequence ATGAAGCAGCAGATTTTTAAATATATATATATAGGAATTCTTTATGTTTTTTTTTCTTGCAATGAAAAAATCCATCAAAAAGACGGCATGTTTCTAATCGATGTAGTTGGAAGCAATGTTTCGAAACAGCCTTACCTGATTAAAAAGTTGGTTCCTTTGGAAACCCGGGCAGACAACCTTCTCAAAGAGTACCTGCTTATCCAATCCAATGAAAAAGGGTTTTTTATCATGGATAAGGAAAAAGAGGATGCTATCTACCATTTTGACCGGAATGGGAAATATATAGGAAAAATTCTGGGAGTAGGAGAAGGTCCCGATATGCTTCCGAATATCCATGATTTTATAGCCACAGATCAAGGTCTTGAAGTATTGATTGGGAAGGGTGAAAAGTCAGAAATTTGGGTGTATGACCATGAATTGAGATTGGTGGAAGAAAAGGAGTTTGTCTATGCGGCTGATACTTTTGCAAAACTACCCAACGGATACTATGTCTTGTATGGGGGCTATAACAAACCTATTGTGATGCAACGATTGGCTATTTTTGATCCCTTGGGGAATAAATTGGAAGAGTACCTTCCCAATGATTATAAAAATGATGTGCTACCTGTTGGAGAGCGAAATTTCAATGTAACGGAGCAAGGAATATTTTTTCATGAATTTTATAATCCTGAGTTATTTGAAATCAGAGAAAGTGAGTTAGTTCAAAAGTATGAACTTGACTTAGGGAAATATGCCATCCCGGAACAGTATTGGGAATTGGATTGGATGCAGGGTTTTGAATTGATCAATTCAAATGGCTTTGGTTTTGTTTCCCATTATTTTGAAAATGAAGAAAAGGCATTTATTGGGGTAAATATTCAGGCAGATCAACAGATCAAAAATCATCAGATAATTTTGGATAAGCGTACCTCAAAAATCACAAAAAGAATAACAGGACAAAATGATCACCCTGCCTTTTCGCAGTTGGTGGGATTGATGGATGGTCATTTGTTATTTGTGGCCCAGGCAGCAGATGTATTGAATTTGGACCGCAATAGACTACCTGAGCCTGAAATTAAACTGAATAAGGATGACAATCCTGTTTTATTATTTGTGGAATTTTAA
- a CDS encoding YfcC family protein, translating to MKLSFPHPMIIMLAFVVLATILTYLIPAGSYDRVLDEKTGREVVVQGSYKTLENQPVGIGKMFLSVPEGIIEGAEVVVLILIIGGAFYVVDKTGAFKSGLEALIHRFKNGKTFLLALVGILFATAGTLNGLQEEIIAMVPVLLILSHKIGYTKIAIVGICLGSAIIGGSFGPTNPFSVIIAQKVAEVPVFSGGMYRMVFFIIALAFWVFYMIKYGKETSFDNTEEHEIPGKLSLSHSLILILVAVTFAVMIYGLSNWDWDYNEMSAIFFALGLSAGIIGKLGINGTAKAYAEGFAELIFAGIIVGLARSIYLVLQEGQIIDTIIYALFNPLEHLPLGLSAFGMMLAQALLHIPVPSTSGQAVLTMPLLTPIADLIGMSRQVVVLAYQYGAGIMDLVTPSNGGLMAILAAAGISYKDWIQFAWKPIMIIFGFAGISVVMGIFLL from the coding sequence ATGAAACTCTCTTTCCCCCACCCTATGATCATTATGTTGGCATTTGTAGTACTGGCAACAATATTGACTTATCTGATTCCTGCGGGTTCTTATGATAGGGTTTTGGATGAAAAGACCGGAAGGGAAGTAGTGGTTCAGGGCAGTTACAAAACGCTTGAAAATCAACCGGTGGGTATAGGGAAAATGTTTCTCAGCGTCCCGGAGGGTATTATTGAAGGTGCAGAAGTGGTGGTATTGATTTTGATCATAGGTGGGGCATTTTATGTAGTGGACAAAACAGGCGCGTTTAAATCCGGATTGGAGGCCTTGATTCATCGGTTCAAAAACGGCAAAACCTTTTTATTGGCTTTGGTCGGGATACTGTTTGCCACAGCAGGGACATTGAATGGCCTGCAGGAAGAAATCATAGCCATGGTTCCGGTGTTGTTGATCCTCAGCCATAAAATCGGATATACCAAAATAGCCATAGTAGGTATTTGTCTCGGTTCCGCAATCATAGGTGGATCATTTGGACCTACCAATCCTTTTTCAGTAATCATTGCCCAAAAGGTAGCCGAAGTACCGGTTTTTTCTGGGGGCATGTACCGAATGGTCTTTTTTATCATTGCATTGGCATTTTGGGTTTTTTATATGATCAAATATGGGAAGGAAACATCTTTTGACAACACAGAAGAACACGAAATACCGGGCAAACTCTCCTTATCCCATAGCCTTATTTTGATTTTGGTTGCTGTGACATTCGCTGTGATGATTTATGGATTGAGTAATTGGGATTGGGATTACAATGAAATGTCTGCGATATTTTTTGCCTTGGGACTGTCAGCCGGTATCATAGGGAAATTGGGCATCAACGGAACTGCCAAAGCCTATGCAGAGGGATTTGCAGAATTGATATTTGCAGGGATTATCGTTGGACTGGCGAGAAGTATCTATCTGGTATTGCAGGAAGGGCAGATCATTGATACCATAATTTATGCGCTTTTTAATCCATTGGAACATCTACCCTTAGGACTTTCGGCTTTTGGGATGATGCTTGCACAGGCTTTGTTGCATATCCCTGTTCCAAGTACCTCAGGACAGGCAGTTTTGACCATGCCTTTGCTGACTCCAATAGCCGATCTGATCGGAATGTCAAGGCAGGTAGTCGTTTTGGCCTATCAATATGGGGCGGGGATTATGGACTTGGTCACGCCCAGCAATGGCGGTCTGATGGCAATCCTTGCTGCTGCAGGCATTTCCTATAAAGATTGGATCCAATTTGCTTGGAAACCCATTATGATCATTTTTGGTTTTGCCGGGATTTCAGTGGTAATGGGGATATTTTTGCTTTAA
- the mgrA gene encoding L-glyceraldehyde 3-phosphate reductase, translated as MKINDQQPLPNYIANETRYDQMPFRRCGKSGIQLPLISLGLWHNFGHNADFKNARTILRQAFDFGITHFDLANNYGPPYGSAEENFGRIMEKDFRPYRDELIISTKAGWDMWPGPYGNLGSRKYLIASLDQSLKRMGLDYVDIFYHHRPDPETPLEETMGALDHIVRQGKALYVGISQYSAEDTAKAHQILKDLGTPLFIHQPRYSMFDRWVENGLLDVLGEKGVGSIAFSPLEQGVLTDKYLKGIPEDSRIAKDGRYLKESQISDEVLSKVSALNKIALNRGQSLAQMAIAWLLKDERITTVLVGVSKPEQLADNVNAVKNLNFTETELAEIQKILV; from the coding sequence ATGAAAATCAACGATCAACAACCTCTTCCAAATTATATAGCCAATGAAACCCGTTATGACCAAATGCCATTTAGAAGATGTGGTAAAAGCGGTATTCAACTCCCTTTGATTTCATTGGGCCTTTGGCATAATTTCGGGCACAATGCTGATTTCAAAAATGCACGAACTATTCTGCGTCAGGCTTTTGATTTTGGTATCACCCATTTTGACCTGGCCAATAATTATGGGCCTCCTTATGGTTCTGCTGAAGAAAATTTTGGTAGAATCATGGAAAAGGATTTCAGACCCTACCGGGATGAACTGATTATCTCCACCAAAGCCGGTTGGGATATGTGGCCAGGACCATACGGAAATTTGGGTTCAAGAAAATACCTGATCGCCTCTCTTGACCAAAGCCTGAAAAGAATGGGTTTGGATTATGTGGATATTTTTTACCACCACCGACCTGATCCGGAAACGCCATTGGAAGAAACCATGGGTGCTTTGGATCATATTGTCAGGCAAGGTAAAGCCCTTTATGTAGGCATATCTCAATACAGCGCTGAGGATACTGCGAAAGCACATCAGATATTAAAAGACCTGGGCACTCCCCTATTTATCCATCAACCCCGCTACAGCATGTTTGACCGCTGGGTGGAGAATGGCCTCTTGGATGTACTAGGTGAAAAGGGAGTCGGTTCAATCGCTTTTTCTCCCTTGGAGCAGGGTGTATTGACAGATAAATATCTGAAAGGAATTCCTGAAGACAGCCGGATTGCTAAAGACGGCAGGTATCTCAAAGAAAGTCAGATTTCCGATGAAGTATTGTCCAAAGTAAGTGCACTGAATAAAATTGCATTGAACCGTGGTCAAAGCCTGGCCCAAATGGCCATTGCATGGTTATTGAAAGACGAAAGGATTACCACGGTTTTGGTTGGGGTCAGCAAACCCGAACAATTGGCGGATAATGTGAATGCAGTAAAAAATCTGAACTTCACTGAAACTGAGTTAGCTGAAATTCAGAAGATTTTGGTTTAG